tatgacaaactTACCTTACgataaattgggttaataccatgaaaaatcctaagttgatatatttgtgacaaacatagggtTAAGAACCCTAAACTGATACACCCGACTCCCTTGTATCATCCAAAACAACAATTTGATGATTAggtttaacaaaaactaattgaaagtaaatttatcacaaatgtactagtttgcgataaatttattacaaatatactagtttagaattttttgtgttcaaaaaaatagattggggtaaatttatcacaaatgtaccagtttgaggtttctcatgatattaaccctaaataaaaatatgcacacaactttttaggaaaaattttagaaGCCCGCTAAGGAGTCTCACGCTCCAACCCACCTCTAACTTTTTTATCAAATGAAAACATATTCTTAGCTTTATGTTCAGAAGCTTTCCTTCCATTTTTGCTTACAAACCTCACAGTTCAAAGGTGCTCGGAAAGCACAGTTAACCACTGCTAGGCTGTCGGTCCCCTATCTATTTTTGCTTACAGAACGTCGCTACCGCTCATTCGATGCCAGCATTGTCCAAAACTTCTGGATACAGAGCATTCTAGAGAGAAGAATGGCTTCCACCATAGTTCGTTGAATCCCAATATTGCTCTTCGCCTCTTCATTCCTCTCCTCTATTTTCTCTCAGAAGAACCGATTTCcatgtttttattttgatttaatttccGTTCCTAGTTCACGCCAAGTTTATTTGGCTTAtttgcttgtttgttttacagTGCGATTTGAATGTGTATGAGGTTTCGCTTCGAAGAATCAATGTCAAtttatttgtcctttttttttaactcgtgGCCGGGAGCAAATTTGCTAGGgcgaagaagaaaggcaagatTCCGGCAACCAAGAAGGCATCACATCCCCCTCACCTTAGAAGGGCTTTACCTTCGGTGGACCCTGCTActactacttcttcttcttcttcttcggatgtcCTGTCCATACTCTAAGAAGATGTTCAAGAGGTGAAAGTGTCCATGGCCAACATTTCCAAATACTTGGTCAAGCTTGAAAGGACCATCAATAATGTGGACTGCTACAATCCTCTCAAAACTTTTCCTGAGCCTACCAATCTTACTCTCCAGCACAAAAACGCAAGCGTAGAAGCCCCGAATGAGTGCACTACCTGTTTTGCGCTTGTAACTGCctgtttctattttcatatgCTTTATGATGTACCCCTATGCTGCGAATGAATGAAACCTGATGTTATTCATATCTTGCTTTTATTCGTATGCTTATGCTTTTTTATGATGataaaaagggagagaattttACAAGAATCTTACAAAGATTTGCTAAATTAGCATAATCCAAAGGGAAGCATAGAAACAAAGGAGCCTAAGCAAGAGAACAACTATTCTCTCTGCATATGTTTATCTACCTTATGAACTATGACTAaagatcttattttaaatactTTCAAAATCAAGAGATCTTCTAAGTTAGTTATTCTCCATATTCATTTACTAAATCTTTTCggtgaatcatttttttttttgcggttatgCCTTATCACTGAAAAATCTCTATGTAGGTCGTTACTTTATTACACTCTTAAACTCTATCTCATTGAACATCTGCGGGATAGTTTTGCCAAAGAGATTGTTTGAGAAACatcttataaaatattttcataatatccAAACTATCCTTAGCTTTTTATTTTAACGTTGGTGTTCAGATGTTTTATCCATGGCTGAGATTCATGTGATGACCATCGGGTAAAAATCATGTGAAGTCCGAAGCGTTCTCATGAAAATATTGGCTGAGGACCACAAAAGTTTGGTCACTCATAGTTGATATCGGAGATTGAAAATTTAGGTGTGCGAAGTTGTTTAAAGTCCAAATGAGCTGTTACTTGTGAAAGAAACGCTAAAATAGTTGTTGCCAAATGGGAAAGCACAAATGGATGACTCTTGCCTCTATCGGTAATTGTTCCTTGCTCCTATCAGAATCTAGCTAAAGCTATTAGCATGGAATAGAAGCTATgtatctatttttcaaaagctAGAACAGTCTCAAAAGAGCAGCTGTATGGGCAACTCTAATTTGGTGACAAGATGTCCTATCAACCCATGTTACTACTGCTTTTAACTTGTGAGGCAGTTTACTAGTGTATTCCAACCCATATTATGGATGTTAGTTGTGTAGAGTGGACATATGCTTGATATATAAACAAAATCATTATATATCATGTGTCCTTATCTTTCACTCTATCTTTACTTTGCATTGCACACTCCTGGAAAACATTTGTTCACccgatctttttcatatcatCTTTCGCTTTCTGCACAAACTTAAAAAGTTCCAAAACAATTTCACCCCCTCTAGATTGCATTGTTAGCCTCAACAATTGACATCAGAGCTCTGTTGCTTgttatttgaagtgtttttcTCCAGAGCATGAAGATCCTTTATTATGGttgattttggagatttttttagCAATGAATCTTCAGCACCTAACAAGCCTCCATTATTCGACGGAAACAACCATGGCTATTGGAAGAATAGGATGTTCGCTTACATTGAAGCGGCTCAAGTAATATGAGACGTAGTCCAAAATAGCGTAGAAGTTCTAGTTGCTCCTACCGTTATTGCAAACCAAGATGCTGCTAGACAACCAACCACTGAAAATGCCAATCTAGTTATTAATGTAGCTGCTTACCTTGAAGAAACTCGAAAAAGAGATTCTTTAGATTCTAAAGCTAGACATCTTCTCTAGTGCGTTTTGTCTCCATTTAAGTATAACCATAATTCATCTTGTGTTTTAGCTAAACAAATATGGAATTTCCTTCAAATGATCTATGAATGCATCGATTGAGTaaagaaaacaaagatgaaCGTCCTGCTCGGCAACTACGAAATGCTTGTAATGAAGTTAGATGAGGTAGTAAAAGAAATGTACATGAGATTCAATGAAATAGTGAATAGTCTAGCAAGTCAAAAAAAGATGTTTACAAATGCTGAAAAAGTGAGCAAGCTACTGAGGGCACTTCTAAAGGAATGGATTATTAGAGAAACATATTGTAaattattttgatgatttccaaactatcctTTAGTATTTTATTTACATTTGGTGTGCGGATATTTGTTGTTTATGGGTCATTGGATAAAAATCGACCTCAAAAAAATCTGGTCACCGAATATGTGATATCGAAGCTTAAAAGATCAGGTCAAACGAGAAGTATAAAGTCCATACATGCTAATGTTTCGAAAAGATCGGCTGAAGTTGTCCACGCTTGATAGAAATGGCTAATGGGAAGATTTTTGTCTTCTCGGGATTTGTTCACTGTGTTAGATAAAAGCTAAAACTATCAGCACAAAACAGCAGGTCAACATCTATATTAGGAAAGTCCAATTTGACGAAGGGTAAACAGCCCCAGCACAAAGACAAGTTGTCCCATCAAACTCCAACGGCTCTTTTACCCCTCCGGAGATGCTCCAACGATTATTTTGCTGAggcttataaaaggaggaggtCGAGAAGGCCAAAGGAGAGAGAATCCTAACCGATTGAATATCCAAGTATTGCTCTATAATCTGTTCTAGTTAAAAATCATGTCTAAAAGATCTTGTGATCTGTTGTTGCCTTGTAATTGTGCAGAAACAAGTGTTCATCACCGAGTAATGAGGCTATGTCAAGATTGTGTGAAAGATTAGCTCACGTACTATTTATAATTTGTGAAgcggtttactagtgcattccAACCCGTGTTATAGCCGTTAGTTGTGTggagtggacataggcttggtaaataagccgaaccactatatatctagTGTACCAATCTTTTCCATATCATATCTCTACTTGCACACACCCAGATCTTGTTTAGCTAGACATTTGCTCACCCGATCTTTTGATATCACCTTTGGTTTTTCGCAAAATctaaaaaagtttcaaaacagtTTATTTACCCCCCCTCAGGTTGCATTATCGGtctcaacaattggtatcagagttaTGTTGCTTGTTATTTGAAGCGTATTTCTTCAGAGCATAAGGATCATTATTATGGCTGACTTTGATGGTTTCTTGAGCAATGAATTCGCAGCACCTAACAAGCCTCCATACTTTGATGGAAGCAACTACAACTACTGGAAGAACATGATGTTTGCTTATCTTGATGCCTGTGATCGGGAGATGTGGGATGTTATTAAAAATGGTGTGGAAGTTCAAGCCGCTCCAGCTGCTCCTGCTGCTAATGCTGTCGCTAGAGAACAAGCCTGTGATCCGGATGCCGTTACTGCTACTTGTTTTGAATTGACTCGAAAAAGAGATGCTCTCAATTCTAAAGCTAGACATCTTCTTTACTGTGATTTATCTCCATATGAATACAATAGAATCTTTTCTTGTGTCCCAATTAAGGAAATATGGGATCGACTCTAGCTAGTCTATCAAAGCACGAATAGAGTAAAGGAGATCAAAATGAACATGCTGCttggaaaatacaaaatgttCATGATGAGTTCAGATGAAACATTACGAGAAATGTACACGAGATTCATTGAGATAGTGAACGGTTTGGCCAATCAAGAAAAGATCTTCATAGACTTTGAAAAAGCGAAAAAGTTACTTAGAGCACTTCCCGATGCATGATTGATGGCGAAGACATCAGTCCAAGAAATTATGAGAATCCAACTCATCACCATGGATGAACTCATATGCATGTTGATGTCATATGAAGCTAAAGGCATGAAAAAGCAAAATCTTGCCAAAGGTAAAATGATTATTGCTTTTAATGCCGACGATGAAAATGCAGGAGGTGAAACATCTgctgaagaagacgacaacATTGAGATGGCCTTGTTCaccaaaagatttaagactcttATGAAAAAAGACGGAAATTTCAGAAGCTAAAAGAATCAAAGATTCTCGGAAGAAAAGAAACCtttcaaaggaaaggaagaaagcgAAGGTAAGGACATTGTCTGTTTTGAATGCAAGAAATCAGGACATATCAAACTAAAATATCCACTCCcgaagaaaagaggaggaagatttgaaaagaagaaatgagcACCCAAAGTTGAAACATGGAGTGACGCCAAAAGCGAGTcaagtgatgatgatgaggcAAATCTTTGCCTCATGACTAAGTCtgaaagaaaagatgaagaagaagtaaatGACTCTGAGCTTTCATATGAAAAAATGCAAGAGTTtctaaaagaaatatttttggagCACAAAAAGGCCTAAAAAAGACTTtcggaattgaaaaaggaagtttcaaAACTCATTGAACAAAATCTTTCTAGAAAAGATGAACTTGAGAAACTGCATAAAGATTTGGTTGACTCTCAAAATGAACGCGATTTTCAGCACGAAGAAAGCAAATCTTTAAAAGAAGATACTTCAAAAATCAGCATAACTTTTTCTTTAGTTCAAAAACCTTGCAGGACATTCTTTACATTCAAGTTTCTCTTTGCGACAAGTCCGGACTTTGGCATGAAAGGAAACATGAAGAGAAGAATCCCTTTCCTAATGTCAAAATGCGGCTGAAATAAGCATCGTCTCTTCAGTTTTACAAAGATCACATTGCACGACAATTCACTAGATCTATTGGCAAGCAATTTAGTTGCTCTATTTGCAATGAACCTGGCCATAACAAGCAAACATGCCCATTCGAGCAAATAAAGCCCAAAAAGAATTATTGGAGATATGATAGGAGACCAAAAACTAACACAAAAGGACTTAAGTGTGTGTAGATACCAAAGAAAACATGAACATCTTTTTTATTGTAAGTGATACTAAAGAAGAACAAGTGGTACTTGGAAAGGATGTTCACACTACATGACACCAGAAAGAAGCATGTTCATAAATCTTAGACAGGTGGACGGTAAAAATGTCACTTTCGGatgaaaacgaaaaggaaagaTCATTGGCTTAGGAAATGTAAAATTGAGAAACCTGATCATAGAAgatgtttcatattcttcatcCTCCATCCAGAAAGTTCCCTCTTACGCTATACTGGTTCTGGGAATATGGTCAACAAGATAGGGCTATAGTCGTTCCCGATTAAATACCGAATATGTCATAGGAATCAAGCACTTTACTACTCGATCATTCAATTAATATTaggatgttatttttttttaatctatctACCTTAAgtaaagagaaaattatctCAATGACCTTTTAGTGTAGTTTGAACCGTTGAGTTACGTAATTAGAAGGAGCCATTCTACCGAACATGctgacatgaacaattttaCTCGAAACAACATCCTAAGTATGCTCCTACTCAATGGTTTCTAGTGCCCACAAGCTGAAAAGACTACATTGGAATTTTCCGTAAAGGTTTATGGCTATATTGgcaaactaaaaaatttaaggctAAAACAAGTTTAGGACCAAATTCATAATTCTTCCTTTATTTTACTATAACACATGAGGGGTTCAATTGTTTAAAGAATTTATTATGAGTCCTAAGATTAAGGAGACATTATTTTAGCTTTTGATTGGGTGACCGAAATACGTTATAAAATCACTATTTTCTTTCTAAAGTTAAAATTTCACAAGTAATTTCTTATTTACAATATATCGCTGCGGATTTTTTCGCAATAAAAGACGAACCGGTGTCCATATATAACGACATTGtccaaagaaaagagagattaTGAACACTAATGTAGTTAAACGATGGAGTTTCACTCTAATcagattttgtttttcattaacatttccaaaaaatgagggaTGTTCTGGTTCCTCCTAATAAATTATTTGAGACACTGCGTAAATTTTTGTTCACCGaacaagggaaaaaagaagacgaAGGAAAACCATCGGAGCTAGACATCCACTATAAATACCGCACGAAAAACCCTAGCCTTGCTCCCCCCTACCTTCAGCCGTCTATTTGTGCAGGACTCCtcgctctcctctctcttcctctcgctcgctcgctagCTAGCGCGACTACGATGGTAAGCTACTGTTTGCTCGGCTCGATTCGCTCGATTCGAGTTTCGGCTTTCGTTCCGATCGATCATTTTGATGGTCATAAGCGATTGTTTCCTCGATTGACTGATTGGAGAGTGGAATTGGGCAGTCGCTTGTGGCGAACGAGGATTTCCAGCACATTCTGCGTGTGCTGAACACCAACGTCGATGGGAAGCAGAAGATCATGTTCGCTCTCACCTCCATTAAGGGTATTGGCCGCCGTTTCGCCAACATCGTCTGCAAGAAGGCCGACGTCGACATGAACAAGAGGTTCGGCTCCTTATGTCTTCCGCTCCCCGAGCGGTCGTTGTGTTTCATTTGATTCTGGTCGCGGAGTAGTGCGGTGATGCAGCATTCCATGTGCTGTGTGCGTCGTATTTCTCTTTAGCAAAATGGATGCGGTATACATGCGATTGCGATAGTTGCAGAAATTCTgtgaattttaaatatttgccACTATGGGTCGAAATACCTAGGTACTGTTGGATGCGAATTGGCTGTAATTTTTGTGGCATCTGCAATCTGCAAATTGTATGGATGATCTGAGGAACATGTAGATATCGCGTATTTTGTCTTGTAATCTGAGTAGGATTTGGGAAAAGCCATCTTCGTTTATTGTTTTTTAGCCGAGCTGACGTATGGGATTGCATAAGAGCGCAAACGATGAGTTTAACCTTTTGTTGGGTCTGATTTGCTTCTGATATTGGAGAAGTCAACTGGTGTTTAGTCTAATCTTCTGTTGAGTCCTGCCATTCGAAAGATCTGCATAGTCATAGTTGTGACTCGATGATTCCCATGGTTTTATGAGGCGGTCCATTATCTAGCGAAGCATTTGCCTCTGTCATTTTCATGGGTTCAATCAGTAACAATGATAGGCACTTGGATTGGTGGAATCTTCATTTCTTACTTTGTGCTTTTACTTGGTTCAAATCTATAAATGACTTGGGGACTTTAAATTCTCTACTTCGGGGTTGTGTAGGTGTTCACGGGATGGCTTAGGAAAATCTCTACCTGTTATCTATCGGCGGCACCCCATGTCCTTTCTGTTGAAGttcctttttccttgttttattttattacaGTGCATTTAATATTCTCTATGAATGTGAGTTGTCCCTTGTATGATTTGGTTTTAAATTCGGTTCAAGATAATTGCAAATTGTTAATGCTACAATTTTTTTCCTACCAGGGCTGGTGAATTGACTGCTGCTGAGCTAGACAACCTCATGGTCATTGTTGCCAACCCACGCCAATTTAAGATTCCAGACTGGTTTTTGAACAGAAAGAAGGATTACAAGGATGGAAAATACTCTCAGGTTGTCTCAAATGCATTGGACATGAAGCTGAGGGATGATTtggagaggttgaagaagatcaGGTGACCGGAATTTGCTTATCATGTCGCTGTAGGATTGATTTCATTGCTGTCCCATGGTTACAAATAGTATTGTCCAATGGTCTTTTTCCTTCTGCATCCCAATTCTTTACAGTGGTATGTTCTTGTAAGTAGAGTTTCCCATTAACTTCAACTGTAAAAGGTAGTGATTAGCATGTCATCATTTGTTTCTGCTGGTTTTCATTTTTACAGaacttacttttcttttttcgcaaTATGGACATCATATCTCTGGAAGTTTCTGGATGTGGAACATGATCAGTAGTTGACATTGGCCACAATAATGCAGGAACCACCGTGGTTTGAGGCACTATTGGGGCCTGCGAGTTCGTGGCCAGC
This sequence is a window from Rhodamnia argentea isolate NSW1041297 chromosome 3, ASM2092103v1, whole genome shotgun sequence. Protein-coding genes within it:
- the LOC115750419 gene encoding 40S ribosomal protein S18, with protein sequence MSLVANEDFQHILRVLNTNVDGKQKIMFALTSIKGIGRRFANIVCKKADVDMNKRAGELTAAELDNLMVIVANPRQFKIPDWFLNRKKDYKDGKYSQVVSNALDMKLRDDLERLKKIRNHRGLRHYWGLRVRGQHTKTTGRRGKTVGVSKKR